The Nitrospira sp. sequence TATAACTTCTGCCGAGTGCACCAGACTTTGCGGGTCACTCCGGCTATGCAATCGAATTTGACTGATCATGTTTGGACAATCTCTGAACTGATCCAAACAACGAAATGAGGCGGTTATATCTTGTGGACCTTATTGGTCTGTTTGATTCTTGCGGGTAGCACCCTGTCATATGGGCAGACACCAACTCCAGGGGAAACGACTGATAAACCAAACCAACAGAGCACCACCCCACATCAAATAGCCACAACCGGCAAGCAATCTGCCAGAGAAACAGCTCCCCATGGCCAAGTATTTATCTCCCCGACGAATACAAAACCATCCACCGATGCAAGCGATTATCACCAATACAACCCGTGGGAATGGTGGGAAGAACATGGAATAGAGCTTCTGCTCGCAGGGGCTACTTTGCTTCTTTGGCTGGCTACTAAAGACCTCGTAAGTGGTGCTGAGGATGCGAGCAGGAGACAACTGAGGGCCTATGTTTCTGCAATACCAGCTAACCTTATCGGGCCTCACGATCTCAAATTTAGATTTTCCATGATTAATCATGGGCAAACTCCCGCTTATGACCTGATTGATAATGGGGTTTTGGATATTTTCCCTTACCCACTCCCGCCATTTTTTGCGTTTCCCGAACTGCCAATCCCGCCCCCCAGTAAAATAAGTCTTTACCAGCACCATAAGGACTGCTTCGGCGTGGCCCAGGCTGTCAGGTATTTTTCTCCCGATGAAGTGGCCAAGGCCATTATAGGCACTGAATTCAGATTCTATCTGTATGGGAGGATCACTTATACCGATATTTTTAGACATCTTCATACGACCAAATTCTGTCATTCTATCCCTCCATCCATGGAACTCAGCCTGTTCATGGCAAATAAGTTGGGCGATAACACTCCCATGCATACCGAATATGCCGATCAGCACAATGAGGCCGATTAGCCAAGCTTTGAGCAACACGCTATCACCCCACTACCCGCCTTCGCGCCCGTGGACAGTCCTGAAAGTCTTGTTGTAAGATGAGACTTTGCGAATCGCCTATGGAGGGTAGACATGGACTCTTGGAACGAATCGTGTCAGGCCTGTGGATCCGCTGGCGGACCGCTTACAAAGTTTTCACTGGGGAAGGATTTTTTCGGCCGCCCCTACGATCGTTTGTCGCCGTCAGCGGATCAAAATCCGAAATGGTATTGTACCCCTTGCTCGATGCACAAAAACCTGCAACGGGACTTTCGCGATATCCGCACCGAATTCGAAAAACTACGCGCCGGCCAAGGGTCGGAGCTTTCACGGGGTGACGAGTTCCGACGGGCCTCGTTACGGTTACAGGAAATTCGAACTATCCTGAGCGCACCCCAACAACAGTCTCCCTTTTTAAGCGGTCACGATGTCACGCTCCTGATGGAACGACTCAATACCCTCACCATGCCGGCATAACCGGCTTCCTTATGCCACCTTTTCAACGACATATCTTCGTCTGTACCAACCAGCGTCCGAAGGACGATCCGCGTGGTTGTTGCGCAAATTTGGGCTCGGAAAAACTTCATGCGCACTTCAAGAACGAAACCAAGCGATTGAATATCAAAGGTCTCGTTCGTGCCAATAAGGCCGGCTGCCTCGACCATTGCGAACTCGGCCCTAGTGTGGTGGTCTATCCCGAGGGAGTGTGGTACTGGGTCGGTACAGAAGCAGATGTCACAGAAATCATGGAACGGCATGTCATGAAGGGGGAAATCGTAACCCGATTGCTCATGCCTGATCACCCGATTCCAGAACAGTTGGCACCACTTAAGAGACTCTAGCACTCTTCTGCTGCACTTCCATGCCCACCGAAGACAAATGGAAGGCCAACATGGAAAAAGTGGCCTTCGCTCAACAGTTTCCCGGGTTGGTGCTGAACTGGAACGCCTGCGAAGGTAAGACCATTCGTGCCGTCATCCCGCTGACAGGCAAACCGGGCGCCGCGGTAGTCGTGTTTACTGATGCCTCCTTCACGATCGTCCCTCCGCTCACACCCGAGCCCTGGGCGGTTGGACAAGCCCTTGTTGATGCTCGTGCCCAACTTGAACCGGCCCACCAAGCGGCTTTTGCAGAGTATGATCAATTAGCCAGGAAGGACAAGGAAGCGCTGAGAACCGCACGGCTGGAAAAGATTTTGGGCGCGATTCAAAATAATCTGGCGCAAATTCCTGAGCTCAAGGATCGGCTCAAAGAACTCGTAAAGGAATGGAAGTGAGCAGTCTACCGAAGAAGAACATGTTCGAGATCTTTTCGCAAGGCCTCTTTGAAGGAGTCAAACCCATGTTGGTCATTCGTGATCACCTTGTCCGCCATCCCGACCGCTGCATTCACCAGGCCGTATGCGTACCGATCTGCCCGACCAGCGCGTGGCTCTCGACGCCGCCCTACAAGTTCGATCCATCGCGCTGTCTAGAAAGTTGCCGGCTTTGCCTCGACGCCTGTCCATCGCAGGCGATCTACGCCGTGTTCAGAAAAGGCGACAAATTGCTGGAGCCGCAGAAGAAGACGGGGTAGGCCGGATACTTCTCGTGCTCGCGCACCCCGCACATCTGACTATTCTGATTTTCTAGGTGGTGAACGATGTGCTCGGTGCATGCGCGCAATTGAGAAGCATCCGACCTCCCCCATGAAGGAAAAGGAGAACGAAGGATAAGATGATGTAACGACCAGTTCCTCTCAATCACACGATCTGTTTTCGCAAATGCCCCCACAACGCGGTTCCGGCGTATCCACACGCCACGGTACCCGTCGTCATCGCCATAATCTGATAGACCTTGCTGCGTGGGATTTTGACTTTGACGGCTGGATCCAATAAATCGGGAGAATTCATGACGAGCTTGAGAGATTCTCCGGCTGAGAGGATCGGCCACATGCATGCCAACCGTAACCTGGTTTCATGGCGCGGAACCGTCATCGTATAGAACCAGCCTTGATCCAGATGCCCGACCGCCAGGCGGACAAGCTTGATCAGGACGGGTCTGAAGCGAGGAAGGTTGTTCCGATCCAATAAATCCGACGGTTTCAGGCCGGCTTCGGCGAGCATCATTTCGGGAATGTAACAACGCCCCTTCTGCAAATCGTGGGCAATGTCCTTCACGATGTTCGTCAATTGCAGCCCTTTTCCGAATCTTACCCCCACTTCGGACATCTGTTGACGATCCCAATGCGCCAGTGCCTTGCGATGGGCACACATCAAAGAGGTCCAGAACTCACCCACACAACCGGCCACATGATAGGTATACCGATCTAAATCATCGAGCGTCTTGAGCGCGGTGAGATCAGCCACAGAAGCTCCAGGGAAGGCGCTCAGATCCATCTCCATTCCTTGTGTCAGCGTCATCATTACCCGCTGGATTCGACGTTGGTCGTCCGGGGAACAGGTCAGGAACAGCCGGAAACATTCGTCCAACCGTT is a genomic window containing:
- a CDS encoding squalene/phytoene synthase family protein, translated to MTLSTATTTSKNELLRDLLKQVSRLFYTTLVVVPANVRDQVGLAYLFARAADTIADTDLIDRPRRLSFLNRLREQFLGEHPDWDQIRTIQQAVGPLQQHSAERILLERLDECFRLFLTCSPDDQRRIQRVMMTLTQGMEMDLSAFPGASVADLTALKTLDDLDRYTYHVAGCVGEFWTSLMCAHRKALAHWDRQQMSEVGVRFGKGLQLTNIVKDIAHDLQKGRCYIPEMMLAEAGLKPSDLLDRNNLPRFRPVLIKLVRLAVGHLDQGWFYTMTVPRHETRLRLACMWPILSAGESLKLVMNSPDLLDPAVKVKIPRSKVYQIMAMTTGTVACGYAGTALWGHLRKQIV
- a CDS encoding (2Fe-2S) ferredoxin domain-containing protein, producing the protein MPPFQRHIFVCTNQRPKDDPRGCCANLGSEKLHAHFKNETKRLNIKGLVRANKAGCLDHCELGPSVVVYPEGVWYWVGTEADVTEIMERHVMKGEIVTRLLMPDHPIPEQLAPLKRL